Within the Polaribacter pectinis genome, the region TTTATACTTAACTAATATTTTATTTAATTGGACAGAGAATGGGTCAGAAACAAGAGAGTCTGTAACTGTTGGTGTTTCTTATGGAAGCGATGTAGAACTTGTAAAAAAAATCTTGTTAGATACTACTAAAAATCATAATAAAATTTTAAAAATTCCCGAACCAAATGTTTTATTTACAGATTTTGCAGATAGTTCATTAAATTTTAAACTCGTCTTCTCTTTAAATGACAGTTTCGAAACAAGATTTGTGCAAAGTGATTTACGTTTTGCAATAGACAAAGCTTTTAGAGAAAATAATGTAACCATACCTTTTCCACAGAGAGATGTGCATTTTTTTCCACTGAATAAAACTGAAGTTGTTTTAAATGAAAACACTACAAAAGAAAACCTAAAAAAAGAAGAAGATTAATACATACTTATAAAGTATAAAGTTTTTTTTGATAAAAAGATTATCGATAGAACTTTTAAATTTTGAAACTATAAAATGAGTAAAATACTAATAATAGAAGACGAAGCAGCAATTAGAAGAGTTTTAACAAAAATTATTTCTGAAGAAAATGATGCTTATAAGGTTGAAGAAGCAGAAGATGGTTTGTTAGGAATCGAAATGATAAAGAACAACGATTATGATTTAGTTTTATGCGATATTAAAATGCCAAAAATGGATGGTGTAGAGGTTTTAGAAAAAGCTAAAAAGATAAAACCAGAAATACCAATTGTTATGATTTCTGGTCACGGAGATCTAGATACAGCAGTTAATACAATGCGTTTAGGAGCTTTCGATTATATTTCTAAACCACCAGATTTAAACAGACTTTTAAATACAGTTAGGAATGCTTTAGAGAAAAAAGTGTTGGTTGTAGAAAATAAACGTTTAAAGAAAAAAGTTAGTAAGAACTACGAAATGATTGGAGATAGTGATGCAATTTCGCACATTAAAGAAATCATAGAAAAGGTTGCAGCAACAGATGCAAGAGTTCTAATTACAGGACCAAATGGAACAGGAAAAGAACTAGTAGCACATTGGTTACACGAAAAATCAGATAGAGTAAAAGCACCAATGATTGAAGTAAATTGTGCTGCCATTCCATCAGAACTAATAGAAAGCGAACTTTTTGGTCACGTTAAAGGTTCTTTTACCGGAGCAAATAAAGATAGGGCTGGTAAGTTTGAAGCTGCGAATGGTGGAACTATTTTCTTGGATGAAATAGGAGATATGAGTTTATCTGCTCAAGCAAAAGTGCTACGTGCTTTGCAAGAAAGTAGAATTTCTAGAGTAGGATCTGACAAAGACATAAAAGTTAACGTTAGAGTAGTGGCAGCAACAAATAAAAATTTAACAGAAGAAATTGCTGAAGGCAGATTTAGAGAAGATTTATATCACAGATTAGCTGTTATTTTAATTAAAGTACCAGCTTTAAATGAGAGAAGAGAAGATATTCCTTTATTAGTAGAATTTTTCGCTAATAAAATATCTAAAGAACAAGGTACACCCAAAAAGACATTTTCTTTAAATGCAATTAAATTATTGCAAGAATATGATTGGACAGGGAATATTCGTGAATTAAGAAATGTAGTAGAACGTTTAATTATTTTAGGAGAAAAAGAAGTTTCAGAAAATGATGTAAAATTATTTGCTAGTAAATAGTTAAAAAATAGATGACCAAAAAATATATCTATTCGAATTTAACTATTAAAAACCGTTCTTTTTTTAAAAGATTCTCGCACAATAAACGTTTTCAGAAAGCTTTAGAACTAGTAAGTTTTAATGATGAAAGCTCTGTTTTAGATTTTGGAACTGGAGATGGATATTTTTTAAGTTTATTAAGAGAAAAAACCAAAGCAAAAATATCTGGTTATGAGCCTGTAGATGATATGTTTGAGCAATTAGAAAACAATATTTCTGATTCAAGTATCAACTTAATTAATAATTTAGAAAA harbors:
- a CDS encoding sigma-54-dependent transcriptional regulator, whose translation is MSKILIIEDEAAIRRVLTKIISEENDAYKVEEAEDGLLGIEMIKNNDYDLVLCDIKMPKMDGVEVLEKAKKIKPEIPIVMISGHGDLDTAVNTMRLGAFDYISKPPDLNRLLNTVRNALEKKVLVVENKRLKKKVSKNYEMIGDSDAISHIKEIIEKVAATDARVLITGPNGTGKELVAHWLHEKSDRVKAPMIEVNCAAIPSELIESELFGHVKGSFTGANKDRAGKFEAANGGTIFLDEIGDMSLSAQAKVLRALQESRISRVGSDKDIKVNVRVVAATNKNLTEEIAEGRFREDLYHRLAVILIKVPALNERREDIPLLVEFFANKISKEQGTPKKTFSLNAIKLLQEYDWTGNIRELRNVVERLIILGEKEVSENDVKLFASK